The following proteins are co-located in the Paenibacillus sp. FSL H8-0079 genome:
- the galE gene encoding UDP-glucose 4-epimerase GalE codes for MAILVTGGAGYIGSHTVAALLERGEEVVVLDNLQTGHREALLGGKLYEGDLRDKEILAKLFAENSIDAVIHFAANSLVGESMKDPVKYYDNNVFGTLCLLEAMNAANVRRIVFSSTAATYGEPEKVPIEESDRTEPTNVYGETKLMMERMMSWFDKVQDIKYVSLRYFNAAGAHDSGKIGEDHQPESHLIPLVLQTALKQRPHIAVFGDDYATEDGTCIRDYIHVSDLADAHLRAVDYLRKGENSNVFNLGNGTGFSVKQVIETAKKVTGLDIPVVQEPRRAGDPAVLVASSAKARSVLGWNPKWTNLEDVIQSAWSWHQSRPDGYGKN; via the coding sequence ATGGCAATTTTGGTGACAGGTGGAGCAGGGTATATTGGATCTCATACGGTAGCAGCATTGTTGGAACGTGGGGAAGAGGTTGTCGTACTGGATAACTTGCAGACAGGGCATCGTGAGGCGTTGCTCGGTGGTAAGTTGTATGAAGGGGATCTGCGTGACAAAGAAATTCTGGCGAAGCTGTTCGCTGAAAATTCAATTGATGCAGTCATTCACTTTGCGGCTAACTCACTCGTAGGCGAAAGTATGAAAGACCCGGTTAAATATTATGACAACAATGTGTTTGGTACACTCTGTCTGTTGGAAGCGATGAATGCAGCGAACGTACGCCGCATCGTCTTCTCTTCTACAGCAGCTACTTACGGTGAGCCTGAAAAAGTGCCAATCGAAGAAAGCGATCGTACAGAGCCAACCAACGTATATGGCGAAACAAAGCTAATGATGGAACGCATGATGTCATGGTTCGATAAAGTTCAGGATATCAAATACGTTTCCCTGCGTTACTTCAATGCAGCCGGTGCTCATGACAGCGGTAAAATTGGTGAAGATCACCAACCAGAGAGTCACCTGATTCCACTGGTGCTGCAAACGGCTTTGAAACAACGTCCGCACATCGCTGTGTTTGGTGACGACTATGCTACAGAAGACGGAACATGTATCCGCGACTATATCCACGTGAGCGACTTGGCTGATGCGCATCTGCGTGCAGTAGATTATCTTCGCAAAGGTGAGAACAGTAACGTGTTTAACTTGGGTAATGGTACAGGATTCTCGGTGAAACAAGTGATCGAAACAGCTAAAAAAGTAACTGGCCTCGATATCCCGGTTGTACAGGAGCCACGTCGTGCAGGTGATCCGGCTGTGCTGGTAGCTTCATCTGCAAAAGCGAGATCTGTGCTGGGTTGGAATCCGAAATGGACCAATCTGGAAGATGTTATTCAAAGCGCTTGGAGCTGGCACCAATCACGTCCTGACGGCTACGGAAAAAACTAG
- a CDS encoding protease: protein METIYWGCLIGGAIFAVVSLVLGDLIDGLIDGAFEMPGLDFFKPVVLAGSITTFGGAGIMLTRYSSLSTMSALILSLLIGIAAAMLVFFAYIKPMRNSDVSITFSMKELAGKIGEITIPVPEKGFGEVMIRFASGSTIQTASSFEHLPIAAGARVVVVDVVDGVLRVSEWDEDVLKDL, encoded by the coding sequence ATGGAAACAATTTATTGGGGGTGTCTAATCGGAGGGGCGATATTTGCGGTTGTCAGCCTTGTGCTGGGTGACTTGATTGATGGCTTGATTGACGGAGCCTTCGAAATGCCAGGTCTTGATTTTTTCAAACCCGTTGTTTTAGCTGGTTCTATTACAACCTTTGGTGGAGCAGGCATTATGCTGACACGTTATAGTTCCTTAAGTACGATGTCTGCTCTAATACTATCCCTGCTTATAGGTATTGCTGCAGCCATGCTGGTATTCTTCGCATATATCAAACCGATGCGTAACAGCGATGTCTCCATTACATTTTCAATGAAAGAGTTAGCAGGGAAAATTGGGGAAATCACCATTCCGGTGCCAGAAAAAGGTTTTGGCGAAGTGATGATCCGTTTTGCTTCCGGTAGTACGATTCAGACAGCATCCAGTTTCGAACACCTCCCCATTGCGGCGGGAGCGCGTGTTGTTGTGGTGGATGTTGTAGATGGCGTACTGCGTGTGTCGGAATGGGATGAGGATGTACTTAAAGATTTATAA
- a CDS encoding leucine-rich repeat protein — MKKASIFVFALLMFLVPSGQMVMYAEPNKEKDFITSANAHGITINDYVGTSKDVIIPETIGGQLVTSIGEKAFYSDHLTSVVIPHTVSTIGERAFEINQLTSVVIPETVTTIGDLAFAYNQLTSVVIPDSVSTIGNSTFTNNQLVSVVIPETVMSIGNSAFTNNKLTTVVIPENVSTIGNWAFASNQLTSIVIPNRVSSIGHATFMDNQLTSVVISDSVSSIGAMAFADNRLATVFIPASVLSIGFLAFDGNSSLIITGFDPSEAQNFANFYSIPFQKLNMVVSFDSNGGTPVAVTQATYGQTIVPPTQPTKDDFSFEGWYIDSVYSLPWSFDTDVVTGDITLYAKWTSSITTASKVTNKEDPISALTVSFDSRGGSPVLDTIARLNQAIAPPTQPSKSGFSFDGWYIDSALSLPWNFSSDTVSRDITLYAKWVITNSSENSGGSSSFWPSSSHTVTSSQELETGTKPTAEPKPNVESKPKVPTTPLTPIVFKDISTHWARLMIESIAARGLITGYPDATFRPNQPILRKHMAGIISGTFELPILRKATPFADVEPGHPYFESISRLQQIGLIDGFHRSNDSNDLNDFFHPDAALTRAEAAKILVLALDLPLIQTSSFEDVPSSHWAHDYIATLAETRMVLGYHGQFRPEEFLTRAELAALLYRSIPTE; from the coding sequence TTGAAAAAAGCAAGCATTTTCGTCTTTGCTTTGCTAATGTTCCTCGTACCCTCGGGACAGATGGTTATGTATGCTGAGCCGAATAAAGAAAAAGACTTCATAACGAGCGCTAATGCTCATGGAATCACAATAAACGACTATGTGGGCACTTCGAAAGATGTCATTATTCCCGAAACCATTGGCGGTCAACTAGTTACTTCTATTGGTGAAAAAGCATTTTACAGCGATCATTTGACTTCTGTAGTTATTCCGCATACCGTCTCCACGATTGGAGAAAGGGCATTTGAAATCAATCAACTGACTTCTGTCGTCATTCCAGAGACTGTCACGACTATTGGAGACTTGGCCTTTGCATACAACCAGCTGACTTCTGTCGTCATTCCGGATAGTGTATCCACGATTGGGAACTCCACATTCACTAACAACCAACTGGTCTCTGTCGTTATTCCTGAGACTGTTATGTCGATCGGAAATAGTGCATTTACAAACAATAAACTGACTACTGTCGTTATCCCAGAGAATGTCTCAACTATTGGGAACTGGGCATTTGCATCTAACCAGCTGACTTCCATTGTTATTCCAAATCGTGTCTCTTCCATAGGACATGCTACATTTATGGACAATCAACTGACTTCTGTCGTCATTTCGGATAGTGTCTCCTCTATCGGGGCGATGGCATTTGCGGACAATCGCTTGGCAACTGTCTTCATTCCAGCTAGTGTCTTGTCAATTGGTTTCTTAGCGTTTGATGGTAACTCATCCCTTATTATTACGGGTTTTGATCCTTCCGAGGCTCAAAACTTCGCTAACTTTTATAGCATTCCCTTTCAAAAATTGAATATGGTCGTCTCCTTCGACTCCAATGGAGGGACCCCGGTTGCGGTCACTCAAGCCACTTATGGGCAAACCATTGTGCCTCCCACGCAACCTACCAAGGATGACTTCTCATTTGAAGGCTGGTATATAGATTCGGTTTACTCCCTTCCCTGGAGTTTTGATACCGATGTCGTGACTGGGGACATCACGCTGTACGCCAAGTGGACGAGTTCAATTACAACTGCGTCCAAAGTCACTAATAAGGAAGATCCCATTTCAGCTTTGACAGTCTCTTTTGACTCTCGCGGCGGAAGCCCTGTATTAGATACTATTGCTAGGCTCAATCAAGCGATTGCGCCGCCCACTCAGCCCAGCAAGAGTGGTTTTTCATTTGATGGTTGGTACATAGATTCGGCATTATCACTTCCCTGGAATTTTTCTAGTGATACCGTAAGTCGGGACATAACGCTATATGCCAAATGGGTAATAACGAATAGCTCTGAAAACAGTGGTGGTAGTTCTTCTTTCTGGCCAAGTAGCTCTCATACTGTCACATCATCTCAGGAACTTGAAACGGGAACGAAGCCTACAGCCGAACCTAAACCTAATGTTGAATCTAAACCTAAAGTTCCAACAACACCTTTGACTCCCATCGTGTTCAAAGATATTTCAACCCACTGGGCACGCTTGATGATTGAAAGTATCGCTGCACGTGGTCTTATAACGGGCTACCCTGATGCCACATTCAGGCCTAATCAGCCCATCTTACGTAAACACATGGCCGGTATAATCAGCGGGACGTTTGAGCTACCAATACTTCGAAAAGCCACTCCCTTTGCAGATGTAGAGCCCGGACATCCCTACTTTGAATCTATATCTCGACTACAGCAGATTGGCCTTATTGACGGCTTCCACCGCTCGAACGACTCAAACGACTTGAATGATTTCTTCCATCCGGACGCCGCACTTACACGGGCTGAGGCAGCGAAAATTCTGGTGCTCGCTCTGGACCTGCCGCTAATTCAAACAAGTTCTTTCGAGGATGTGCCATCCTCCCACTGGGCTCATGATTATATTGCCACACTGGCCGAGACTCGAATGGTTCTGGGATATCACGGACAGTTCAGGCCGGAGGAGTTCCTAACCCGAGCCGAGCTGGCTGCCCTGCTCTATCGTTCAATTCCAACAGAATAA
- a CDS encoding galactokinase: MNVTELKQKFIEKYGESGADIRVFHAPGRVNLIGEHIDYNGGYVLPAALEFGTTLIIRERQDNKLQLASTNMSYEGALDTSTIGKEKTGEWIDYPVGVMVELQGKGVNVTKGYDFLYHGEIPNGAGLSSSASLEVLTGFAIQSLEGVSDIDTVQLALLSQKAENEFVGVNCGIMDQFAVANGAQDHAILLMCDTLEYEKVPFRTGAYKLVIGNTNKRRGLVDSAYNERRSQCEQALAILKEQLPALNYLAQLTPEQFVTLQDQIKDVKVRQRAQHVVEENARVLASVEALQGNDLETFGKLMNASHESLRDLYEVSCDELDVMVEEAQRIPGTLGARMTGAGFGGCTVSLVHEDDVERFVSEVGAAYEARTRLKGDFYVCGVGDGVKELKEAK, encoded by the coding sequence GTGAACGTAACTGAATTGAAACAAAAGTTTATTGAGAAGTACGGAGAGAGTGGAGCGGACATCCGTGTATTTCATGCCCCTGGGCGTGTGAATCTGATCGGTGAGCACATTGACTATAACGGTGGATACGTGCTTCCGGCAGCACTTGAATTCGGAACAACATTAATTATCCGTGAGCGTCAGGATAACAAGTTGCAACTGGCTTCCACGAACATGTCTTATGAAGGAGCATTGGATACTTCCACCATCGGTAAAGAGAAAACCGGAGAATGGATCGACTATCCTGTTGGTGTCATGGTTGAACTGCAAGGTAAAGGCGTCAATGTAACGAAAGGGTACGACTTCCTGTACCACGGGGAGATTCCGAACGGGGCAGGACTTTCATCGTCTGCATCTCTGGAGGTACTCACGGGATTCGCGATTCAGTCTCTGGAGGGCGTATCGGATATTGATACAGTTCAACTGGCGCTTCTTTCCCAAAAGGCAGAGAATGAGTTCGTCGGTGTCAACTGTGGGATCATGGATCAGTTCGCTGTCGCAAACGGTGCTCAGGATCATGCGATCCTGCTGATGTGTGACACACTGGAGTATGAAAAAGTTCCTTTCCGTACAGGTGCCTACAAATTGGTCATCGGTAACACAAACAAACGTCGTGGTCTGGTGGATTCGGCTTACAATGAACGTCGTTCTCAATGCGAGCAGGCACTTGCCATCTTGAAGGAACAGCTGCCTGCACTGAATTACCTGGCTCAATTGACACCAGAGCAGTTCGTAACGCTACAGGATCAGATCAAGGATGTGAAAGTAAGACAGCGTGCACAACATGTTGTAGAAGAGAACGCTCGTGTGCTTGCATCGGTCGAAGCATTGCAGGGTAATGATCTGGAAACCTTCGGCAAGCTGATGAACGCTTCTCATGAATCGCTTCGCGACTTGTACGAAGTAAGCTGTGATGAGCTGGATGTTATGGTCGAAGAAGCTCAGCGGATTCCAGGCACGCTCGGTGCTCGGATGACTGGCGCAGGATTTGGTGGTTGTACCGTATCGCTTGTGCATGAAGATGATGTCGAGCGTTTTGTAAGTGAAGTGGGCGCTGCATATGAAGCGCGTACCCGTCTCAAAGGTGATTTTTATGTGTGCGGCGTAGGCGACGGTGTTAAAGAATTGAAGGAGGCGAAGTAA
- a CDS encoding iron-containing alcohol dehydrogenase: MKSFQFYNPTRLIFGKGQLEALKTEVPKYGKRVLLVYGGGSIKRSGLYDQVIGLLKEAGAEVTELAGVEPNPRLSTVHKGVDLCKTNNIDLILAVGGGSVLDCSKAIAVGAKYDGDMWDFAQRKAVAQDALPLGTVLTMAATGSEMNSGSVITNQDTQEKLGWGSAYSFPAFSILDPVNTYTVPLDQTVYGMVDMMSHVLEHYFHLDANTPVQLGFCETILRTVMEAAPRLVEDLENYELRETILYCGTMALNGVLNMGLAGDWATHNIEHAVSAVYDIPHGGGLAILFPHWMKHNLDVNVDRFKRLAINVFEVSPEGKSDRQIAEEGIDALSKFWTSIGAPNRLADYDIDDSQIDVMADKAMLFGPFGNFKKLQREDVVSIYKASL; encoded by the coding sequence ATGAAATCTTTCCAATTCTATAATCCAACCCGACTGATTTTCGGTAAAGGACAACTGGAAGCATTGAAAACAGAAGTGCCGAAATACGGTAAACGGGTTCTGCTTGTATATGGTGGCGGCAGTATCAAACGCAGTGGTTTGTACGATCAAGTCATCGGTTTGCTTAAGGAAGCTGGAGCAGAAGTGACAGAACTGGCTGGCGTGGAACCTAACCCGCGTCTTTCTACGGTGCATAAAGGGGTAGACCTCTGCAAAACAAATAATATCGACCTGATCCTCGCTGTAGGTGGCGGTAGTGTATTAGATTGCTCCAAAGCTATTGCTGTAGGTGCTAAATATGATGGCGATATGTGGGACTTTGCTCAGCGCAAAGCCGTTGCACAGGATGCTCTTCCACTCGGTACCGTATTGACGATGGCAGCAACGGGTTCGGAGATGAACTCCGGTTCGGTTATTACCAATCAGGATACACAAGAAAAACTGGGCTGGGGCAGCGCCTATTCATTCCCTGCATTCTCCATCCTGGATCCGGTGAATACATACACTGTTCCGCTGGACCAAACGGTATACGGTATGGTGGATATGATGTCCCACGTATTGGAGCATTACTTCCATCTGGATGCCAACACACCGGTTCAACTCGGCTTCTGTGAGACGATTCTGCGTACCGTAATGGAAGCAGCACCGCGTCTGGTAGAAGATCTGGAGAACTATGAACTGCGTGAAACAATTCTGTATTGCGGAACGATGGCATTGAATGGTGTACTGAATATGGGTCTCGCAGGAGACTGGGCAACACATAATATCGAACACGCGGTATCCGCAGTGTATGACATCCCACATGGTGGTGGACTGGCGATCTTGTTCCCACACTGGATGAAACATAACTTGGATGTAAATGTGGACCGATTCAAACGCCTGGCGATCAATGTATTCGAAGTGAGTCCTGAAGGCAAGTCGGACAGACAGATTGCCGAAGAAGGTATTGATGCTCTCAGCAAATTCTGGACTTCCATTGGTGCCCCTAACCGTTTGGCTGATTATGATATCGATGATAGCCAAATCGACGTTATGGCTGATAAAGCGATGTTGTTCGGCCCATTCGGTAATTTCAAGAAACTGCAACGGGAAGATGTTGTATCCATCTACAAAGCTTCTCTGTAA
- a CDS encoding flotillin family protein, with product MDLNWDVLLIPAVVVGVILILGLAFWARYKTVGPDEAMIVTGSFLGSKNISDDDSGRKIKIVRGGGAFILPIFQQSEFISLLSHKLDVSTPEVYTEQGVPVIADGVAIIKVGGAVEDVATAAEQFIGKPVEALRSEAQEVLEGHLRAILGTMTVEEVYRNRDRFAQEVQGVAARDLKKMGLQIVSFTIKDVRDKQGYLDALGKPRIAAVKRDAEIAEAEAMRDARIQKANAEEQGQKAELLRDTNIAEAAKEKELKVATFKRDQDTAKAEADQAYHIHEARARQTVVEEEMKVELVRKEREIDLQEKEIVVREKQYDAEVKKKAEADRYAVEQAAEADKAKRMREADAVQYSIETHAKATAEQKRLEGQAMADAELAKGTADAEVIRLRGLAEAEAKEKLAEAFQKFGEAAVLDIIVKMLPELAGKIAEPIASIDKLTVVDTGKGEGATRVSNYVTELMATAPEMLKSVSGIDVEQLIKGLTKSKTPAPVAIQQSETVTTPSIIDKIVERAGVDE from the coding sequence ATGGATTTAAATTGGGATGTGTTGTTGATTCCTGCAGTTGTTGTTGGTGTGATTCTGATTTTGGGTTTGGCTTTTTGGGCGAGATACAAAACGGTTGGACCGGATGAAGCGATGATCGTTACTGGATCATTCCTGGGTAGCAAAAATATTTCCGATGATGACTCTGGGCGGAAAATTAAAATTGTTCGTGGTGGCGGTGCATTTATCCTGCCGATATTCCAGCAATCTGAGTTTATCTCCTTGTTATCACACAAGCTGGATGTCTCCACACCTGAAGTGTACACGGAACAGGGTGTTCCAGTTATTGCTGATGGTGTCGCTATTATCAAGGTTGGTGGCGCTGTAGAGGACGTTGCTACGGCAGCGGAGCAATTCATCGGTAAACCTGTAGAAGCGCTGAGAAGCGAAGCACAGGAGGTACTTGAGGGGCATTTGCGGGCCATCCTCGGTACGATGACGGTGGAAGAAGTATATCGCAACCGGGATCGGTTTGCGCAAGAGGTTCAAGGAGTCGCAGCTAGAGATCTGAAGAAAATGGGACTGCAGATTGTCTCATTTACCATCAAGGATGTTCGAGACAAACAGGGATACCTGGATGCTCTCGGTAAACCGAGAATTGCGGCCGTGAAGCGTGATGCCGAGATTGCCGAAGCGGAAGCGATGCGTGATGCACGTATTCAAAAGGCCAATGCGGAAGAGCAGGGTCAAAAAGCGGAGTTGCTGCGTGATACCAATATCGCCGAGGCAGCCAAAGAGAAAGAACTGAAAGTAGCCACATTTAAGCGGGATCAGGATACAGCGAAAGCGGAAGCCGATCAGGCGTACCATATCCATGAAGCACGTGCGAGACAGACCGTGGTGGAAGAAGAAATGAAGGTTGAACTCGTTCGTAAAGAACGTGAGATCGATCTGCAGGAAAAAGAAATCGTCGTACGTGAGAAGCAATATGATGCCGAAGTGAAGAAAAAGGCCGAAGCGGATCGTTATGCGGTGGAGCAGGCGGCCGAAGCGGATAAAGCCAAGAGAATGCGTGAAGCCGATGCGGTACAGTACTCGATCGAAACGCATGCTAAAGCAACTGCTGAACAGAAACGACTTGAAGGTCAGGCTATGGCGGATGCGGAACTCGCCAAAGGTACAGCGGATGCAGAGGTTATTCGTCTACGTGGTCTTGCTGAAGCAGAAGCGAAAGAAAAACTGGCTGAGGCGTTCCAGAAGTTTGGCGAAGCGGCTGTACTCGATATCATTGTCAAAATGTTGCCTGAACTGGCCGGCAAAATTGCAGAGCCAATTGCATCCATTGATAAACTGACTGTGGTAGATACAGGTAAAGGTGAAGGTGCCACGCGGGTTAGTAACTATGTTACCGAGTTAATGGCCACAGCTCCAGAGATGCTCAAGAGTGTATCCGGCATCGATGTAGAGCAGCTGATTAAAGGCCTTACCAAGTCCAAAACACCTGCGCCGGTTGCCATCCAACAGAGCGAGACTGTAACAACCCCTTCTATAATCGACAAGATTGTGGAAAGAGCTGGGGTTGACGAGTAA
- a CDS encoding MSMEG_1061 family FMN-dependent PPOX-type flavoprotein — MEKQALNIPLITDAEELQSMVGEPHEHVRNKAISFVDSHVQNFLSMSPLFFLSTSDRDGKSDVSPRGDGAGFVKVYDTYRLVYPERPGNRRIDSLLNILSNPGIGMLFLIPGLNEVLRINGAATITKDEEFIASMGWSGKTIGAAVIVDVEECFIHCPRAFKQAGLWSAETWVDAEDLPSTSDMFRAHLEINGLL, encoded by the coding sequence TTGGAAAAGCAGGCATTGAATATTCCGTTGATTACAGATGCAGAGGAACTGCAAAGCATGGTGGGTGAACCTCATGAACATGTGCGTAACAAGGCAATTTCATTTGTGGATTCACATGTTCAGAATTTTCTATCCATGTCACCATTATTTTTCCTCTCCACGTCCGATCGTGATGGGAAAAGTGATGTATCCCCACGGGGCGATGGAGCGGGATTCGTAAAAGTATATGATACATATCGGCTTGTCTATCCCGAACGCCCAGGCAATCGGCGGATAGACTCCTTGTTGAACATCTTGTCTAACCCTGGTATTGGTATGCTCTTTTTGATTCCGGGTCTGAATGAAGTGCTGCGCATTAATGGTGCAGCGACCATTACCAAGGATGAAGAATTTATCGCGAGTATGGGCTGGAGCGGTAAAACGATTGGTGCGGCTGTCATTGTGGATGTGGAAGAATGCTTTATCCATTGTCCGCGGGCATTCAAACAAGCTGGATTATGGTCTGCTGAAACATGGGTGGACGCTGAGGATTTGCCTTCCACGAGCGATATGTTTCGAGCCCATTTGGAGATTAACGGGTTGTTATAA
- a CDS encoding AraC family transcriptional regulator, with product MADQSNIKKEPLASSIEKIQESPSGKSGALSYSVASNPVYYEQGALHVLFAGASQTLPGHALGPKLFDYYLLHYVEKGAGTFRTELHTYELSAGDCFLIHPGQLVSYQSHARNPWQYRWIAFTGSQAAQHADEAGFRPEKSVFHAGPSCGMSDWLSVMQNAFAERKESSHFTSLGTLYMILAEAQNHLSQGQTLIPGESSIRRTVKQMIQYMSTQYAYPVSIEQMSASLGYNRAYLSRIFKQETGLSPVTYLLKLRIDKSRQLLRERPDLSIEQVSASVGLPDALYFSKQFKRFHGEAPSLYREKILSRSPHQGLQKNTQQNRR from the coding sequence ATGGCAGACCAATCCAACATCAAGAAAGAACCTCTTGCATCTTCTATAGAAAAAATACAGGAATCACCTTCCGGTAAAAGCGGAGCACTCAGTTATTCGGTTGCCTCCAATCCGGTCTATTATGAACAAGGGGCATTGCATGTCCTGTTTGCCGGAGCAAGCCAGACACTTCCGGGGCACGCCCTCGGACCCAAACTGTTTGATTATTATCTGCTGCACTATGTAGAAAAAGGGGCGGGTACGTTCCGTACCGAACTGCACACCTACGAGTTATCCGCAGGTGATTGTTTCCTCATTCATCCCGGGCAACTGGTGAGCTACCAGTCCCATGCCCGTAACCCATGGCAATACCGCTGGATCGCCTTCACGGGCAGCCAGGCTGCCCAGCATGCCGATGAGGCGGGATTCCGCCCGGAGAAGTCCGTTTTTCACGCCGGACCCTCTTGTGGAATGTCCGATTGGCTATCCGTGATGCAAAATGCTTTTGCTGAGCGCAAAGAAAGCTCCCATTTCACATCACTGGGTACGTTATATATGATTCTAGCCGAAGCACAAAATCACCTTTCGCAGGGTCAAACCTTAATTCCTGGTGAATCCTCCATCCGACGTACGGTGAAACAGATGATACAATATATGTCCACCCAATATGCCTATCCTGTCTCCATTGAACAAATGTCTGCGAGTCTCGGTTACAACCGTGCGTATCTATCCCGTATTTTCAAACAGGAAACCGGACTTTCACCAGTCACTTATCTGCTAAAACTGCGGATCGACAAGTCGCGCCAACTCCTCAGGGAACGCCCGGATCTGTCCATCGAACAGGTATCTGCATCGGTCGGACTGCCAGACGCGCTGTATTTCTCCAAACAGTTCAAACGATTTCACGGTGAAGCGCCCAGCTTGTATCGAGAGAAAATCCTGTCCCGCTCGCCACATCAGGGGTTACAGAAGAACACTCAACAAAATAGACGTTGA
- a CDS encoding UDP-glucose--hexose-1-phosphate uridylyltransferase, with the protein MSQTHIAAGATERTPEQQEALHAIERLVAFALQKQLIEEADWDYSRNLLLEQFGFSEPYAGELDTTVPDGPQAMLDTLIDYGFTIGLIPENSDTFRDLLDAKIMGHLMARPSEVVRAFRHTEQTEGIEAATSQFYDLSINSNYIRMDRISKNVYWTQDTAYGDMEITINLSKPEKSPKEIAMAKLLPPPVYPKCQLCRENVGYAGRVNHPARQNLRVIPLELNSEPWLFQYSPYVYYNEHCIIFHHDHVPMKLTKDTLRRLLAFVGEYPHYFIGSNADLPIVGGSILTHDHFQGGRHTFAIQNAQPEAVFHHADAPGLTLSLVKWPMSVMRLASHDSAELLEAGNAVYEAWKVYSDSAVDIEAFSEVDGEQVPHNTVTPIVRRSADGGYEMDLVLRNNRTNDVHPEGIFHPHREMHHLKKENIGLIEVMGLAILPGRLKEELDSIADILAGDAKLAEAAKASDHVLNKHLGWAEELIKRFGPKLDKEQAIAIVQQEVGLKFAEILEHAGVYKYDEAGRQAFRRFVSSMGYTE; encoded by the coding sequence ATGTCACAGACTCATATTGCAGCAGGTGCCACAGAGCGGACACCGGAGCAGCAGGAAGCACTGCATGCCATTGAACGTCTGGTTGCATTTGCCTTGCAGAAACAATTAATCGAGGAAGCGGATTGGGATTATAGCCGCAACCTTCTGCTGGAACAATTCGGATTCTCAGAGCCTTATGCTGGAGAGTTGGACACGACAGTGCCCGATGGTCCACAGGCGATGCTGGATACGTTGATTGATTATGGATTCACCATTGGACTCATTCCTGAAAATAGCGATACATTCCGTGATTTGCTGGATGCGAAAATCATGGGTCATTTGATGGCACGCCCTTCCGAAGTGGTACGTGCATTCCGCCACACGGAGCAGACGGAAGGCATTGAGGCGGCCACATCTCAATTCTATGACTTGTCGATTAACTCCAACTACATTCGTATGGATCGGATCTCGAAGAACGTCTACTGGACACAGGACACGGCCTATGGAGACATGGAGATTACTATTAACCTGTCGAAACCGGAGAAAAGTCCCAAGGAAATTGCTATGGCGAAATTGCTTCCGCCACCGGTATATCCAAAATGCCAGCTGTGTCGTGAAAATGTAGGCTACGCTGGTCGGGTGAATCACCCGGCCCGCCAGAATCTGAGAGTCATTCCGCTGGAGCTTAACAGCGAGCCTTGGTTGTTCCAATACTCGCCGTATGTGTACTACAACGAGCACTGCATCATTTTCCATCATGATCATGTGCCGATGAAGCTGACGAAGGATACACTGCGCAGACTACTTGCCTTTGTCGGGGAGTATCCGCATTACTTTATCGGATCTAACGCGGATTTGCCGATCGTAGGTGGATCGATTCTGACACATGACCACTTCCAAGGTGGTCGTCATACATTCGCGATTCAAAATGCACAGCCAGAGGCGGTCTTCCACCATGCGGATGCACCTGGACTTACATTGAGTCTCGTTAAATGGCCAATGTCCGTGATGCGTCTGGCTTCACACGATTCTGCAGAGCTGCTTGAAGCGGGTAACGCTGTATATGAAGCGTGGAAGGTCTACAGTGATTCAGCTGTGGATATCGAAGCGTTCAGTGAAGTGGACGGGGAACAAGTACCACACAATACGGTAACACCAATCGTTCGTCGCAGTGCAGACGGTGGCTATGAGATGGATCTTGTATTGCGTAACAATCGTACGAATGATGTGCATCCAGAAGGGATTTTCCATCCGCACCGTGAGATGCACCATCTGAAGAAAGAAAACATTGGTCTGATCGAAGTGATGGGACTTGCCATCCTGCCAGGTCGTTTGAAAGAAGAACTGGACAGTATCGCGGATATCCTCGCTGGCGATGCCAAGCTTGCTGAAGCAGCTAAAGCTTCTGATCATGTGTTGAACAAGCATCTGGGCTGGGCAGAAGAATTGATTAAACGGTTTGGTCCTAAGCTGGACAAAGAACAAGCTATTGCCATTGTACAGCAGGAAGTCGGCTTGAAATTTGCCGAGATTCTAGAGCATGCAGGTGTCTACAAATATGATGAAGCAGGACGCCAAGCTTTCCGTCGTTTTGTAAGCAGCATGGGATACACTGAATAA